The following are encoded in a window of Prochlorococcus marinus str. MIT 1013 genomic DNA:
- the pepN gene encoding aminopeptidase N, with translation MSTQKSIKLSDYVEYPYIIPSIYLDFDIFTDHVVVQSSMIIKPKCRESSKLILQGDKIKLLSIAINGDELKLEEYSISGKELIVDTPPLSEFELKIISQIDPFRNTSLEGLYLSSGMLTTQCEAQGFRSICYHPDRPDVLSKYTVRIEADRTLYPVLLSNGNNKYSSNLKNNNHRHEIIWEDPYPKPCYLFALVAGKLNLVSDQYLTNTGRLIDIKIYVESGDEKYTQHAINSLKKAMKWDEDTYGLEYDLNEYKIVAVRHFNMGAMENKGLNIFNSKLVLADKKTATDDELERIESVIAHEYFHNWTGNRITCRDWFQLSLKEGLTVFRDQSFTSDLHSAGLKRIEDVSFLRNFQFAEDKGPTAHAVKPKEYVAIDNFYTTTIYEKGAELIRMLELLLGKEKFFRGINLYIKIFDGKAATTEDFINSLIKGAYSDQKDSPFDVRKFLNWYYKSGTPKVHVNQLWDSKNSILTVSFEQKIEGETNKNIEMVIPILYSCYRREKGAKPITEDNLFVLDKKKKNLVINTPKGEREEPVLSIFRRFSSPVIWETDLSIDDYLFLFLNDNDYFSRWDSGQLLMREIIKTRLCNKANYLLEDKFIYAIKKSIKSLEINDPSFLATLLTSPGFAELESLFEKVDPINIYRESLKFQVFIGNKIFQELIILCKNLIVNINHEWPMGKGERKLLGTIWSYLALAGDINVYKNCVDSISHSSMTIARAALAALKPLDISETEEASNLFYELWKENPVVLDSWFAYEASRPNKKGIDVIEQLLSHPKFDWKAPNAIRAVLGGFTKNIELFHSLDGQGYLFMADKLIEVDKINPITASRMVKIFSKWKTYVDKNKEGMYTSILKINKSNISSNTREVVELILK, from the coding sequence ATGTCAACACAGAAATCTATCAAATTATCTGACTATGTTGAATACCCTTACATAATACCAAGCATATATTTAGATTTTGATATTTTCACTGATCATGTTGTTGTTCAATCTTCAATGATAATTAAGCCAAAGTGTAGAGAATCTTCAAAACTTATTCTTCAGGGTGATAAAATTAAATTATTATCAATAGCAATTAATGGAGATGAATTGAAATTAGAAGAATATTCGATTTCAGGTAAAGAATTGATTGTAGATACTCCTCCATTGTCAGAATTTGAATTAAAGATTATCTCTCAAATAGATCCTTTTAGAAATACATCACTAGAAGGATTATATCTAAGCTCTGGAATGCTAACTACACAATGTGAGGCTCAAGGATTTAGAAGTATTTGTTATCATCCTGATAGACCAGATGTCTTAAGTAAATATACAGTAAGAATAGAGGCAGACAGGACTTTGTACCCTGTATTATTGTCAAATGGAAATAATAAGTATTCATCTAATTTAAAAAATAATAATCACAGACATGAAATCATATGGGAAGATCCCTACCCTAAACCTTGCTATTTATTTGCTTTAGTTGCTGGTAAATTAAATTTGGTGTCCGATCAATATCTTACAAATACAGGAAGATTAATTGATATTAAAATATATGTTGAATCTGGAGATGAAAAATATACACAACATGCTATAAATTCTCTGAAAAAAGCAATGAAGTGGGACGAGGATACTTATGGTCTTGAATATGATTTGAATGAATATAAAATTGTTGCCGTAAGGCATTTCAATATGGGAGCGATGGAAAATAAGGGACTAAATATTTTTAATTCCAAGTTAGTATTGGCAGATAAAAAGACTGCAACAGACGACGAATTAGAGAGAATAGAAAGTGTGATAGCACACGAATATTTTCATAATTGGACTGGGAATAGAATTACATGTCGAGATTGGTTTCAGCTTTCATTAAAAGAAGGACTGACAGTGTTTAGAGATCAATCTTTTACTTCAGATCTTCATAGTGCAGGACTTAAAAGAATAGAAGATGTTTCATTCCTAAGGAATTTTCAATTTGCCGAAGACAAGGGCCCTACCGCGCATGCGGTAAAGCCTAAAGAATATGTAGCTATTGATAATTTTTATACAACAACAATATATGAAAAAGGTGCTGAGTTGATAAGAATGCTTGAGCTATTGCTTGGCAAAGAAAAGTTTTTTAGAGGTATTAATCTTTATATTAAAATTTTTGACGGCAAAGCTGCTACAACTGAGGATTTCATTAATTCATTAATTAAAGGGGCTTATTCAGATCAAAAAGATTCTCCTTTTGATGTCAGAAAATTTCTAAATTGGTATTATAAATCAGGTACGCCAAAAGTTCATGTAAATCAATTATGGGATTCAAAAAATTCAATTTTGACTGTTTCTTTTGAGCAGAAAATAGAAGGAGAAACTAATAAAAATATTGAAATGGTAATTCCAATTCTTTATTCTTGTTATAGAAGAGAGAAAGGCGCTAAACCCATAACTGAAGATAATTTATTTGTTTTAGATAAAAAGAAAAAGAATCTAGTAATCAATACTCCAAAAGGTGAGAGAGAAGAACCAGTTTTGTCAATTTTCAGACGTTTCTCTTCACCTGTTATTTGGGAAACTGATTTATCTATAGATGACTATCTTTTCCTTTTCTTAAATGATAATGACTATTTTTCAAGGTGGGACTCTGGTCAGCTTTTGATGCGTGAAATCATTAAAACAAGACTTTGCAATAAAGCCAATTATTTATTGGAAGATAAGTTTATTTATGCTATTAAAAAATCCATAAAATCATTAGAAATTAACGATCCTTCTTTCTTGGCAACCCTTTTGACATCACCTGGTTTCGCAGAACTAGAATCTTTATTCGAAAAAGTGGATCCAATTAATATTTATAGAGAGTCATTGAAGTTCCAAGTTTTTATTGGTAATAAAATTTTTCAAGAGCTAATAATACTGTGTAAAAATTTAATAGTTAATATTAATCATGAATGGCCAATGGGTAAAGGAGAAAGAAAACTATTAGGAACTATTTGGTCATATTTAGCTCTTGCAGGTGATATAAATGTTTACAAGAATTGTGTTGATTCAATTAGTCATTCCTCAATGACCATAGCAAGGGCAGCTCTAGCAGCATTAAAGCCACTTGATATCTCTGAGACGGAAGAAGCTTCTAATTTGTTTTATGAACTATGGAAAGAAAATCCAGTAGTCTTAGATTCATGGTTCGCTTATGAAGCCTCAAGGCCTAATAAGAAAGGAATAGATGTTATTGAACAATTACTTTCACATCCTAAATTTGATTGGAAGGCTCCAAATGCAATACGAGCTGTTTTAGGAGGATTTACTAAAAATATTGAGTTATTTCATTCACTTGATGGACAAGGCTATTTATTTATGGCTGATAAATTAATAGAGGTAGATAAAATTAATCCAATAACGGCTTCAAGAATGGTAAAAATTTTTAGTAAATGGAAAACTTACGTAGATAAAAATAAGGAAGGAATGTATACATCAATATTAAAAATAAATAAATCAAATATATCTTCAAATACAAGAGAGGTGGTTGAACTGATTTTGAAGTGA
- a CDS encoding Villin headpiece domain-containing protein, which translates to MKKSPRKTILAMSFFIASILLSSCSSSIKSESNPTKISSDKNEVDFIPASEEDIFLYKQIGISYLCMARQIEVEFPKAISLAAKNYALLISSRHGGLIKELGKEKIPDKNIYNGAILQLLDGAIKNCPDMVPEEDKKKFLKTVEQLNQKK; encoded by the coding sequence ATGAAAAAATCTCCAAGAAAAACAATCTTGGCTATGTCTTTTTTTATCGCTTCTATACTTTTATCAAGTTGTAGTTCCTCCATAAAGTCAGAATCTAATCCGACTAAAATCAGTTCTGATAAAAATGAAGTTGATTTTATTCCTGCAAGTGAAGAAGATATTTTTTTATACAAACAAATAGGAATTAGCTATCTCTGTATGGCAAGACAGATTGAAGTTGAATTCCCCAAGGCTATTTCCTTGGCTGCTAAAAATTATGCATTGCTTATTTCAAGTAGACATGGGGGACTTATTAAAGAATTAGGAAAAGAAAAAATACCAGATAAAAATATTTATAATGGAGCGATTTTACAGCTTCTTGATGGTGCTATAAAAAATTGTCCTGATATGGTTCCAGAAGAAGATAAGAAAAAATTCTTAAAAACTGTTGAACAATTAAACCAAAAGAAATAA
- a CDS encoding histidine kinase: MDSAEANDRRQLKLLLVASGHHLSRGDIRSLIEFLEREDFGFNVTLEFSDPSKNPELLELYRLVALPALIKLEPSPKQIFAGSSIFEQVKTWVPRWQHEGLINGLGISLRAKTLESDQTQKELLLEDDLLVLRQENETLTKKIHSQESLLRMVAHELRTPLTAAGLALQSQKLGQISMSKFQEVLKRRLEEIELLSKDLLEVGSTRWETLFNPQKVDLANISAEAILELEKLWLNRKIKINTDIPSDLPSVFADQRRMMQVLLNLIENALKFSEDKGEIFITMLHRTNQWVEVIVRDNGPGIPQEEQQRIFVDRVRLPQTSQETIGFGIGLSVCRRIVEVHGGKIWVVSKPTEGACFYFTVPVWRGQNKDQEALTSGKSGP, encoded by the coding sequence GTGGATAGTGCCGAAGCTAACGACAGACGGCAGTTAAAACTGTTGCTTGTGGCATCCGGCCATCATCTCTCAAGGGGAGATATTCGTTCGTTAATTGAATTTTTGGAAAGAGAAGATTTTGGGTTTAATGTCACTCTAGAATTTTCAGATCCTTCTAAAAATCCAGAATTACTTGAGCTTTATAGATTAGTAGCGCTTCCTGCACTAATAAAATTGGAACCTTCACCGAAACAAATATTTGCTGGGAGTTCGATTTTTGAACAAGTTAAAACTTGGGTTCCAAGATGGCAACATGAAGGACTAATTAATGGATTAGGAATAAGTCTTAGAGCCAAAACACTTGAATCCGATCAAACACAAAAAGAACTTCTTTTAGAGGATGATCTTCTAGTTCTTCGACAAGAGAATGAAACTCTCACAAAAAAAATACATTCTCAAGAGAGTCTCTTAAGAATGGTTGCTCATGAATTGAGAACTCCATTAACGGCAGCAGGTTTAGCTCTTCAAAGCCAAAAACTCGGACAAATCAGTATGAGTAAATTTCAAGAAGTACTAAAGAGAAGGCTAGAAGAAATTGAATTACTTTCAAAGGACTTATTAGAAGTTGGGAGTACTCGCTGGGAAACTTTGTTTAATCCTCAAAAAGTTGATCTTGCTAACATCTCTGCCGAGGCAATTCTTGAGCTTGAAAAGCTATGGCTTAATCGAAAAATAAAAATAAATACAGATATTCCTTCTGATTTACCTTCTGTTTTTGCAGATCAAAGAAGAATGATGCAGGTTTTGTTAAACCTCATAGAAAATGCTTTGAAGTTTTCTGAGGACAAAGGTGAAATTTTTATAACAATGCTTCACAGAACAAATCAATGGGTTGAAGTAATTGTTCGAGATAATGGGCCTGGTATTCCACAAGAAGAGCAACAAAGAATATTTGTTGATCGAGTGAGGCTTCCACAAACTTCTCAAGAGACAATCGGCTTTGGCATTGGTCTTTCAGTTTGCAGAAGAATTGTTGAAGTGCATGGTGGCAAGATCTGGGTAGTTTCTAAACCGACTGAAGGTGCATGTTTCTACTTCACCGTTCCTGTATGGCGTGGCCAAAATAAGGATCAAGAAGCCTTGACGAGTGGCAAGTCGGGCCCGTAA
- a CDS encoding FAD-binding oxidoreductase codes for MAYSETKVVLGGLAHIPIIIGFFYLIRRQYSFGAMLRTGNNALSEKVSSAPSKPAAPAKPAAPAKPAAPAKPAAPAKPAAPAKPAAPAKPAAPAKPAATAKPAAAKKPHSEVPVNTYKPKAPFTGTVTENYSALKEGAIGKVQHITFDLSGGDPEFKYVEGQSCGILAAGEDAKGKPHRPRLYSIASTRYGDNFAGNTLSLCVRQLQYEKDGETINGVCSTYLCNLSPGDKVKISGPVGKEMLLPEEEDSNIIMLATGTGIAPMRAYLRRMFEPTEIEKHNWKFKGKAWLFMGAPKTANLLYNDDFEHYKSKFPENLRYTKAISREQQNTKGGRMYIQDRVLEHADEIFNMIENPKTHIYLCGLKGMEPGIDEAMTTAAAAKGLDWAELRPKLRKAGRWHAETY; via the coding sequence ATGGCTTACTCAGAGACAAAGGTAGTACTTGGTGGTCTTGCACATATTCCTATCATAATTGGTTTTTTCTACCTAATACGCAGGCAATATTCATTTGGTGCAATGTTGCGCACCGGTAATAACGCTTTAAGCGAAAAAGTATCATCTGCTCCTTCTAAACCTGCCGCTCCTGCTAAACCTGCCGCTCCTGCTAAACCTGCCGCTCCTGCTAAACCTGCCGCTCCTGCTAAACCTGCCGCTCCTGCTAAACCTGCCGCTCCTGCTAAACCTGCCGCTCCTGCTAAACCTGCTGCTACTGCTAAACCTGCTGCTGCGAAGAAACCTCATTCAGAGGTACCAGTTAATACATATAAACCAAAAGCTCCTTTCACAGGGACAGTAACTGAAAATTATTCAGCACTTAAAGAAGGAGCTATCGGAAAAGTTCAACACATAACTTTTGATCTATCTGGAGGGGACCCTGAATTTAAATATGTAGAAGGTCAAAGTTGCGGAATACTTGCTGCAGGCGAAGACGCAAAAGGTAAGCCTCATAGACCAAGACTTTATTCAATTGCTAGCACAAGATATGGTGATAACTTTGCAGGGAATACTCTCTCATTATGTGTTCGCCAACTTCAGTACGAAAAAGATGGTGAAACGATAAATGGTGTTTGCTCAACTTATTTGTGTAACCTATCCCCTGGAGACAAAGTAAAAATTAGTGGACCAGTAGGCAAAGAAATGCTTCTTCCAGAGGAAGAAGATTCAAACATAATTATGCTTGCTACAGGTACCGGGATAGCTCCAATGAGAGCGTATTTAAGAAGAATGTTTGAGCCTACGGAAATTGAAAAACATAATTGGAAGTTCAAAGGAAAAGCATGGTTATTCATGGGTGCACCAAAGACAGCTAACTTGCTTTACAATGATGATTTTGAACACTACAAATCAAAATTCCCCGAAAATCTTAGATACACAAAGGCAATCAGCCGAGAGCAACAGAATACAAAAGGAGGAAGGATGTATATACAAGACAGGGTCCTTGAACATGCCGATGAAATATTCAACATGATTGAGAATCCTAAAACTCATATTTACTTATGTGGATTAAAAGGAATGGAGCCAGGTATAGATGAGGCAATGACAACTGCAGCTGCTGCAAAAGGTTTAGATTGGGCTGAGCTTAGACCTAAACTCAGAAAGGCAGGCAGATGGCATGCTGAGACTTACTAG
- the zwf gene encoding glucose-6-phosphate dehydrogenase: MSMPVTNPLRVGLRQERVVPPQCLVIFGASGDLTHRKLVPALFELFKQRRLPSEFAVLGCARRPWTDEIFKEKMEEALSSQIKESPKEWELFSQNLFYEPVDLQQPEHLVRLGERLEIIDKLRATHGHRTFYLSVSPKFYGSGCRALAAAGLLKDPKRSRVVIEKPFGRDFNSAQSLNSLVQGCAQESQIFRIDHYLGKETVQNILVLRFANTIFEPIWNRNYISSVQITSSETVGVEDRAGYYESSGALRDMVQNHLTQMLALTAMEPPGHFDPEAIRNEKAKVLQAVKLANEEKPWECCVRGQYSKGGSDEDPLLGYREEPGVNPNSTTETYVAMKLFIDNWRWQGVPFYVRTGKRLAKRLSEVVLTFREAPVHLFDAAGGCPTSNQLILRIQPNEGAEFSFEVKSPGSGMRSRPVNMEFSYDESFGEPSDEGYVRLLADAMLGDPTLFTRSDEVEAAWRLYTPLLEKIEDSPWELPVYQYESRTWGPTESDLLIGKDQLLWRRP, encoded by the coding sequence ATGAGCATGCCAGTAACAAACCCATTGAGAGTAGGTCTTCGCCAAGAGCGAGTAGTTCCTCCACAATGTCTGGTTATTTTTGGTGCCTCTGGGGATCTGACACACAGGAAACTTGTTCCTGCATTATTTGAGCTCTTTAAGCAACGAAGATTACCAAGTGAATTTGCAGTTTTAGGATGTGCAAGAAGGCCATGGACTGATGAAATATTTAAAGAAAAAATGGAAGAAGCTCTTTCTTCTCAAATAAAAGAAAGTCCAAAAGAATGGGAACTATTTTCTCAAAATCTTTTTTATGAACCTGTAGACCTTCAACAACCAGAACACCTCGTAAGGCTTGGGGAAAGACTTGAAATAATTGACAAGTTAAGAGCGACTCATGGACATAGAACTTTTTATCTTTCAGTATCTCCCAAATTCTATGGAAGTGGATGTAGGGCTCTAGCTGCAGCAGGATTATTGAAAGATCCCAAACGTAGCAGGGTTGTAATTGAAAAACCTTTTGGAAGAGACTTTAATAGCGCTCAGTCACTCAATTCTCTTGTTCAGGGTTGTGCTCAAGAAAGCCAAATCTTCCGAATAGATCATTATTTAGGCAAAGAAACCGTTCAAAATATTCTTGTTCTCAGATTTGCAAATACGATTTTTGAACCTATATGGAATAGAAATTATATCTCGAGTGTTCAAATTACTAGTTCCGAAACAGTTGGAGTTGAAGATCGAGCTGGATATTACGAATCTTCAGGAGCTCTAAGAGATATGGTTCAAAACCATCTAACTCAAATGCTTGCTCTAACAGCAATGGAACCACCTGGACATTTTGATCCAGAAGCCATAAGGAATGAAAAAGCCAAAGTTCTTCAGGCAGTCAAGCTTGCCAATGAAGAAAAGCCTTGGGAATGTTGCGTTAGGGGACAGTACTCAAAAGGAGGTAGCGATGAAGATCCACTCCTTGGATATAGAGAAGAACCAGGTGTTAATCCGAATAGCACGACCGAAACATATGTAGCCATGAAGCTTTTCATAGATAATTGGAGATGGCAGGGAGTCCCTTTTTATGTGAGGACAGGGAAACGATTAGCTAAAAGGCTTAGTGAGGTTGTTCTTACATTTAGAGAAGCTCCTGTTCACCTTTTTGATGCAGCAGGGGGATGCCCAACATCAAACCAATTAATTCTTAGAATTCAACCTAATGAGGGAGCAGAATTTAGTTTCGAGGTTAAATCACCAGGCTCTGGCATGAGAAGTAGACCTGTAAATATGGAGTTTTCTTATGACGAATCCTTTGGAGAGCCATCAGATGAAGGTTATGTAAGACTTCTAGCTGATGCAATGCTTGGTGATCCAACATTGTTCACTCGAAGCGATGAAGTAGAGGCTGCTTGGCGTTTATATACTCCTTTACTAGAGAAGATTGAGGATTCTCCCTGGGAATTACCTGTTTATCAATATGAATCAAGAACATGGGGGCCTACTGAATCTGACTTACTTATTGGCAAAGATCAACTTCTATGGAGAAGACCCTAG
- a CDS encoding glucose-6-phosphate dehydrogenase assembly protein OpcA, whose translation MSPQLTLQTPLQLPPSEIPTYLQQLWSHDERGDKGANTFCLIVWQPAWIEQKLVKTGRISGPVVGSQRNDLLEAAREIILRGDLPNSTSPLDFRVQSSIPSEPSQELIKNIEDLRGQHIDTSISNLQPRRLITIAPTIEEENNLEALVAAYCPLPEEGGGKTACGDVIVLRGNKTAINDGLEIVETLVPNELPSWLWWNGRIDEAPEFLNALALPNRRLIIDTSLGEPTVCLDLLLQRIRSGQAVNDLNWLRLRGWRETLAMVFDPLQRRNALDNLQKIDIDIEGSQTVQGLLLAAWIADRLNWKLANCIFSKKDQLKVNFLRPDKILVEVGITSLPIGKPSINPGQIVGLRLIAKAKNKQKNDICVILASESGECMRLEAGGMARMELIEQVVPIQKNSLENDVARLLSSSRGNTSPLLASAAPIAKEMLDLVSQAK comes from the coding sequence ATGTCTCCTCAATTAACCCTTCAAACACCTCTTCAGCTCCCTCCATCTGAAATCCCTACTTATCTACAACAACTCTGGTCTCATGATGAGCGAGGAGACAAAGGAGCCAACACTTTTTGTTTAATTGTCTGGCAACCTGCTTGGATAGAACAAAAATTAGTAAAAACTGGAAGAATATCTGGTCCAGTAGTTGGGAGTCAAAGGAATGATCTCCTAGAAGCTGCAAGAGAAATTATTTTAAGAGGAGATCTTCCTAACAGCACATCGCCACTAGATTTTAGAGTTCAATCTTCAATCCCATCTGAACCATCTCAAGAATTAATTAAAAATATTGAAGACCTTAGAGGGCAACACATTGACACCTCGATAAGTAATTTACAACCTCGAAGATTAATAACTATTGCACCAACAATTGAAGAAGAAAATAATTTAGAAGCATTAGTAGCAGCATATTGTCCTCTTCCTGAAGAAGGCGGAGGAAAAACAGCTTGTGGCGACGTAATTGTTTTAAGAGGTAATAAAACTGCAATTAATGATGGGCTTGAAATTGTAGAGACTCTCGTACCTAATGAACTTCCCTCTTGGTTGTGGTGGAATGGAAGAATTGATGAGGCCCCTGAATTCCTTAATGCTCTAGCTCTGCCAAATCGAAGATTAATTATTGATACTTCACTAGGTGAACCAACAGTCTGCTTAGATTTATTACTTCAGAGAATTCGATCTGGACAAGCTGTTAACGACCTCAATTGGCTTCGCCTTAGAGGTTGGAGAGAGACTTTAGCGATGGTATTTGATCCACTTCAAAGAAGAAACGCTCTTGATAATTTACAAAAAATTGATATTGATATTGAGGGTTCTCAAACAGTTCAAGGGCTTTTACTCGCTGCATGGATTGCCGATCGCCTCAACTGGAAACTTGCAAATTGCATCTTCTCAAAAAAAGATCAGCTGAAAGTGAATTTTCTTCGTCCTGACAAAATTCTTGTTGAAGTTGGTATTACTTCTCTACCAATTGGTAAGCCAAGCATAAATCCTGGTCAAATAGTTGGTTTAAGATTAATTGCAAAAGCCAAGAACAAACAGAAAAACGATATTTGTGTAATTCTCGCTTCAGAATCTGGAGAATGTATGAGATTAGAAGCAGGTGGTATGGCAAGAATGGAACTTATTGAACAAGTCGTTCCTATCCAAAAAAACTCTTTAGAAAATGACGTTGCTCGTTTACTTTCCAGCAGTAGAGGAAATACAAGTCCTTTACTTGCGAGTGCGGCACCAATAGCAAAAGAAATGCTTGACTTAGTTAGTCAAGCCAAATAA
- a CDS encoding cobyrinate a,c-diamide synthase, which translates to MACVISAISSNSGKTLLSILLISWLKSINKTVQTFKVGPDYLDPQQLTAISKKACRNLDLILSGESWVKENFNHFGGLTDYSFIEGVMGLFDGIGSSSKGSTAELAKVLSLPVVLIVDARGKAASLAALIKGFREHDSELKIAGVVLNNVQTSRHEKILLEVLDQINIKSLGSIPSCEDLYLPARHLGLAPAHEILDLEIKVKKWASIAKDHLDIESFRKLLSPPEYNNKRVNILPKKESRIIHPIAIAEDDAFHFRYQETKELLEENGMPTITWKPLEDEQIPKEARGLIIPGGFPELHANQLSNSTKSLNSIKMFSKKFPIYAECGGMMLLGKSIYDFEGKEHSMAGILPFKSKKGNLKIGYREAKSKNKSPITTPGNKLIGHEFHRWEIIYESYNSKINPLWDIKGWNMEIKNEGFCSHLIHASWIHLHWASSPLILENWKRSIMNYA; encoded by the coding sequence ATGGCATGCGTAATCTCTGCTATATCAAGTAACAGTGGTAAAACTCTTTTAAGTATTCTTTTAATTTCCTGGTTAAAAAGTATAAATAAAACAGTTCAGACTTTTAAAGTTGGGCCTGATTATTTAGACCCTCAACAACTCACTGCAATTTCAAAAAAAGCTTGTCGCAATCTTGATTTAATCCTCTCAGGTGAAAGTTGGGTTAAAGAAAATTTTAATCATTTCGGAGGATTAACTGATTATTCGTTTATTGAAGGGGTAATGGGATTATTTGATGGAATTGGCAGTAGTTCAAAAGGCAGTACAGCTGAATTAGCTAAGGTTTTAAGTCTGCCAGTAGTACTTATTGTTGATGCTAGAGGGAAGGCTGCGTCTCTAGCAGCCTTAATAAAAGGTTTTAGAGAACACGATAGTGAATTAAAAATTGCAGGCGTTGTTCTCAATAATGTTCAAACTAGTAGACATGAAAAAATATTATTGGAGGTTCTTGATCAAATCAATATAAAGTCATTAGGTTCTATTCCATCTTGCGAAGACTTATATCTTCCAGCAAGGCATTTAGGCTTAGCGCCAGCGCATGAAATTCTAGACTTAGAAATAAAAGTTAAAAAGTGGGCATCAATAGCCAAAGATCATCTAGACATTGAAAGTTTTAGAAAGCTTTTATCACCTCCAGAATATAACAACAAAAGAGTTAACATCTTGCCAAAGAAAGAATCAAGAATTATTCATCCAATTGCTATCGCTGAAGATGATGCTTTCCATTTTAGGTATCAAGAAACAAAAGAATTGTTAGAAGAAAACGGCATGCCAACTATTACTTGGAAACCTCTTGAAGACGAACAGATTCCAAAAGAAGCTAGAGGATTAATCATACCTGGTGGTTTTCCTGAACTACATGCAAACCAATTGAGTAATTCAACTAAAAGCCTTAACTCAATAAAAATGTTTTCAAAAAAGTTTCCTATATATGCAGAATGTGGTGGAATGATGCTTTTAGGTAAAAGTATATATGATTTTGAAGGGAAAGAACATTCAATGGCTGGGATATTACCGTTTAAGTCAAAAAAAGGTAATTTAAAAATTGGTTATAGAGAAGCAAAAAGTAAAAATAAAAGCCCTATTACCACTCCTGGCAATAAACTAATAGGACATGAATTTCATCGCTGGGAAATAATTTATGAAAGCTATAATTCGAAAATAAATCCACTATGGGATATCAAAGGATGGAATATGGAGATTAAAAATGAAGGTTTCTGTAGTCATTTAATTCATGCAAGTTGGATACATCTACACTGGGCAAGTTCACCTCTTATACTAGAAAATTGGAAAAGAAGTATTATGAATTATGCTTAA